A segment of the Pyruvatibacter sp. genome:
GCGGACGCTGTGATTGCAGAGAGCGAAACGCAGCGTATGGCTTTGTGGGCGCTGCGTGAAAACATGTCAGAAGCGCAAAAGCTGGAAGGCGCCAGCATCAAGCATGATGTGTCGGTTCCGGTGTCGCAGGTGCCAGCATTTCTGGCGCAGGCGACGCAGGCTGTAACCCAGGCCCTGCCGGGGGTGCGTCCGGTGCCGTTTGGCCATATTGGCGACGGCAACATTCACTTCAATCTTAGTCAGCCGCGCGACATGGATGGCAAGGCATTTTTGGACCAATGGCAGGCCATGAACGACCTTGTACATGGTGTGGTGGCGTCGCTCGACGGGTCGATTTCTGCCGAACACGGCATTGGCACGCTCAAGCGCGACGAAATTACCCGCTACAAGTCTGACGTGGCGCTGGATGCGATGCGGGCCATCAAAAAGGCACTTGATCCGCACGGGATCATGAACCCCGGCAAGCTGATTTAGGCGCTTTTGCCGCGCAGTCCGGCAATCGGAATATTGCGCAACGGGGCAATCAGCACCTTGTCGATGCGGGTGCCATCCACATCCATGATCTCGAAACGGTAGCCGTCCCAGATAAACTCATCGCCTTCTGTGGGAAGGCGGCCAAAGAAATGCAGCATCGCTCCGGCAAGCGTGTTGAAGTCTTCCTTATCTTCACCCGGCAGCGAACGCAGTCCCAGAACCTCTTTCAACTCATCAACGGTAGCACCGCCTTCAACGAGGAAACTGCCGTCGGTGCGGGTGGTGAAGGCGATGCGCGGCGCGCTTCCGTCACTGGTAATGTCGCCAACCATGGCGCGGAATATTTCCGCCAAGGTGATTGCACCCTGCACCTCACCGAACTCATCAACCACCAGCGCCATGAACTTGTTTTCAGACTGCATGGTGCCCAGCACCTGCAAAGCCTTTGCCGTTTCAGGCACATAAAGCGGCGCGCTCATGTTTGCGAACAGATCAAGCTCCATTTCCTCCGGCAGGGCTGCCAGCAGGTCTTCCGCGCGGATGACGCCGATGGGTTCGCGCCGGGGGCCGCGCCCCACCACATAGCGCATGGACTGCGCCTCGCGGATGACCTCCGCATTCCTGGCAAGCGGGGCTTCAAAGTCCAGCCACGGCACCTGACGGCGCGGCGTCATGATGTCGTAGGCCATTTTATCGCCAAGGCGGAAGACGCGGTGCACGATGTCGCGTTCGACATCCTCGATGGCCCCCGCTTCGGCACCCTCAATCACAAGCTGGCGGATTTCCTCTTCTGTTACCTGACTGACCGGCTCCGCTGAAATGCCCAAGACTTTCAACGTGAGATCGCTCAGCACAGACAGCAGATTGACCAGCGGACTGAAGATACGCGACAGGCCCAGCATCGGCCGGGCGATACCGCTGGCAATGTATTCAGGATTGCCCAGCGCAATGCGTTTTGGCACCAGTTCCCCGATGACGAGCGTCAGGATGGTGACAAAAACCACCACCAGACCAAGGGCCAGCGGGGCGCCGTAGTCGCCGATGAACTCAACGCGGCCCAGCATCTCGCCAAGCGGCTGCGACACTGTGGCTGCCCCGAACGCGCCAGACAATACGCCGATCATCGTGATGCCGATCTGGACGGTTGAGAGAAACCGTTCTGGCTTTTCGCGCAGCCTGGCAGCCACTTTTGCGCCTGCGGCCCGCCTGTCGCCGTCGGCTATGGCCTGCAGGCGCGCCGAGCGCGACGAGACAACCGCCATCTCCGACAGGGCGAAGAAGCCGTTCAATCCTACCAGCGCTAGAAGAATGATGATGTCGAATGCCATCGAGAACCCAAGCCGACCCTATGCAATCAATATAGGCACTTGTAACGTGATTTGCTCGTTTTTGCGGGCCTGCCCGCTAATAAGCGCGAAGGAGCACGCAAAAATGGCTGAAAACCGAATACCCGCTCCAACCGAGTCCCCTCCTATCGGGTTCCGCGAGGCAACGCCAGCGGACAGAGCTGTTGTAACGCAGATTTGGGAAGCGTGCGGACTGACACGGCCCTGGAATGACCCGGACGCGGATTTTGATTTTGCGCTCGCAGGCCCCTCTTCAACAATTCTTGTTGGCGAGGTAACTGCCGGCAAGACGCCTGAAATTGTTGCAAGTGTCATGGTTGGTCATGACGGGCATCGTGGTGCTGTCTATTACGTCAGTGTGGCGCCGACGCTCCAGACAGGCGGCATTGGCCGGGCTGTCATGGTGGCAGCTGAAAACTGGCTACGGGCTCGTGATGTACCCAAGCTCAACCTGATTGTCCGCGGCGACAACACCCAGGCACTGGGGTTCTACGAGCGGCTTGGATACATTGTGGAGCCGAACCGGCAGTTGGGGCGCAGGCTGGACGACTAGAAAAGCGACATCTGAGGATTGGCCTGCGCGGGCGACGTTTTGTCTTCAAAGTCATCTGTGTCAGCTGGCTCCTGAATGCCGGCATCATCATTGGCAACAGCGTTCGCGCGGCGGGACACCGGGACCACGTCCAGCAAATTGTCCGCAGCCGGAGTAATAAGCGATAGTGCGTCGGCAGTTCTGGTTTCAGTCGTGTCGAGCCAGGTGTCCCAGCTTCCTGCTTCCAGAATAACCGGCATACGGTGATGCAGCGTCATCAGCGTGGTGTTGGCGGTGGTGGTGATGATGCTGCAACTTTCAAGTTCGGATCCTTCGGCTGAGTGCCAGTGTTCCCAAATGCCTGCAAAGGCCATGACGCCTCTGTCTCGACGGCGAATGAGGTGGGGCTGCCGGAAGCCCGTTGCCTGCGCTTTCCATTCATAAAACCCGTCTGCGGGCACCAGGCACCGGCGGCGCTTGAAGGCGGAACGGAAAGACGGCTTCTCAGACACAGTTTCACCGCGCGCGTTGAACAGCGGTTTGGTGCCCACTTCCTTGGCCCAGTCCGGCACGAGTCCCCATCGCACCAGCACGAAATGCCGCTGGCCATCAGCATCCTGCCGGATGATCGGCACGGGCTGGGTGGGCGCAATGTTGAAGCGGGGCGGAAAATTGGGCTGTTCGGCATATCCGAATACAGCACGCATGGCGTCCGGCGGCAGGGTCAGGGCATATCGTCCACACATGGCTGCAATCTTATGGATGGTTCCTTAACCGCTCCAGTTTTAACTGCCATGCCTTGGTGCGGATATGGCAAATCAGTCTATGGTATCTCGCAGCGCCAGTTATTTTCCGGAGATCATGATGCGATTTGGTATCTCACTGTCTGCCCTTATTGCTGCGGTTCTGGTGGCCTGCGGCCCTGTTCTCGCGCAGGAGTCCACGCCGATTGACGAAAGGCGCAGCGGGCCGTTTGTGATGACAGATGCATCGCTGGGCGCACTCCTGGAAGA
Coding sequences within it:
- a CDS encoding hemolysin family protein, which encodes MAFDIIILLALVGLNGFFALSEMAVVSSRSARLQAIADGDRRAAGAKVAARLREKPERFLSTVQIGITMIGVLSGAFGAATVSQPLGEMLGRVEFIGDYGAPLALGLVVVFVTILTLVIGELVPKRIALGNPEYIASGIARPMLGLSRIFSPLVNLLSVLSDLTLKVLGISAEPVSQVTEEEIRQLVIEGAEAGAIEDVERDIVHRVFRLGDKMAYDIMTPRRQVPWLDFEAPLARNAEVIREAQSMRYVVGRGPRREPIGVIRAEDLLAALPEEMELDLFANMSAPLYVPETAKALQVLGTMQSENKFMALVVDEFGEVQGAITLAEIFRAMVGDITSDGSAPRIAFTTRTDGSFLVEGGATVDELKEVLGLRSLPGEDKEDFNTLAGAMLHFFGRLPTEGDEFIWDGYRFEIMDVDGTRIDKVLIAPLRNIPIAGLRGKSA
- a CDS encoding SOS response-associated peptidase; protein product: MCGRYALTLPPDAMRAVFGYAEQPNFPPRFNIAPTQPVPIIRQDADGQRHFVLVRWGLVPDWAKEVGTKPLFNARGETVSEKPSFRSAFKRRRCLVPADGFYEWKAQATGFRQPHLIRRRDRGVMAFAGIWEHWHSAEGSELESCSIITTTANTTLMTLHHRMPVILEAGSWDTWLDTTETRTADALSLITPAADNLLDVVPVSRRANAVANDDAGIQEPADTDDFEDKTSPAQANPQMSLF
- a CDS encoding GNAT family acetyltransferase codes for the protein MAENRIPAPTESPPIGFREATPADRAVVTQIWEACGLTRPWNDPDADFDFALAGPSSTILVGEVTAGKTPEIVASVMVGHDGHRGAVYYVSVAPTLQTGGIGRAVMVAAENWLRARDVPKLNLIVRGDNTQALGFYERLGYIVEPNRQLGRRLDD